The Burkholderia ambifaria AMMD genome has a segment encoding these proteins:
- a CDS encoding TIGR00366 family protein, whose translation MVQRISRFFTQVVHRVLPDPLIFAILLTIVTFALAFGLTPTTPVQLTTMWGSGFWNLLAFSMQMVMILVTGHALASSPPVRRLLVALASTARTPGQGVMLVAFVGALACAINWGFGLVLGAMLAREVARRVAGSDYRLLVASAYMGFLSWHGGLSGSVPLVAATKGNPMEKTIGLIPVSDTIFTGYNAFITIGLIVMLPFLARMMMPKPGDVVSVDPALLAEPPSVERQLGPDATFAERMEESRALSVVVAALCAAFLVLRFMQKGFALDIDTVNLAFLAAGILLHRTPMAYARAVAGAARGASGIMIQFPFYAGIQALMDHSGLAGVITKWFVDIANVHTFPLLAFLSSAVINFAVPSGGGHWVVQGPFVMPAAQALGADLGKAAMAIAYGEAWTNMAQPFWALPALAIAGLGVRDIMGYCVTTLLFSGVVFVAGMYLF comes from the coding sequence TTGGTCCAACGCATTTCCCGCTTTTTCACGCAGGTGGTCCACCGCGTGCTGCCCGACCCGTTGATTTTCGCGATCCTGCTGACGATCGTCACGTTCGCGCTCGCCTTCGGTCTCACGCCGACCACGCCGGTGCAACTCACGACGATGTGGGGTTCAGGCTTCTGGAACCTGCTCGCGTTTTCGATGCAGATGGTGATGATCCTCGTCACCGGCCACGCGCTCGCGAGTTCGCCGCCGGTGCGCCGCCTGCTCGTTGCGCTCGCAAGCACCGCGCGCACGCCGGGGCAGGGCGTGATGCTCGTCGCGTTCGTCGGCGCGCTCGCCTGCGCGATCAACTGGGGCTTCGGCCTCGTGCTCGGCGCGATGCTTGCGCGCGAAGTCGCGCGCCGCGTCGCCGGCAGCGACTACCGGCTGCTCGTCGCATCCGCGTACATGGGTTTCCTGAGCTGGCACGGTGGGCTGTCGGGTTCGGTCCCGCTCGTCGCCGCGACGAAGGGCAATCCGATGGAAAAGACCATCGGGCTGATTCCCGTGTCGGACACGATCTTCACCGGCTACAACGCGTTCATCACGATCGGGCTGATCGTGATGCTGCCGTTTCTCGCGCGGATGATGATGCCGAAGCCGGGCGACGTCGTCAGCGTCGATCCGGCGCTGCTCGCGGAACCGCCGAGCGTCGAGCGCCAGCTCGGGCCCGACGCGACGTTCGCGGAACGGATGGAAGAGAGCCGCGCGCTGTCGGTCGTCGTTGCGGCGCTGTGCGCGGCGTTCCTCGTGCTGCGTTTCATGCAGAAGGGCTTCGCGCTCGACATCGACACCGTGAACCTCGCGTTCCTCGCGGCCGGCATCCTGCTGCACCGTACGCCGATGGCCTATGCGCGCGCGGTGGCCGGCGCGGCGCGCGGCGCATCGGGGATCATGATCCAGTTTCCCTTTTACGCGGGCATCCAGGCGCTGATGGATCACTCGGGGCTCGCGGGCGTGATCACGAAGTGGTTCGTCGATATCGCGAACGTGCACACGTTCCCGCTGCTCGCGTTCCTCAGTTCGGCCGTGATCAATTTCGCGGTGCCGTCGGGCGGCGGCCACTGGGTCGTGCAGGGCCCGTTTGTGATGCCGGCCGCGCAGGCGCTCGGTGCCGATCTCGGCAAGGCCGCGATGGCGATCGCCTACGGCGAGGCGTGGACCAACATGGCGCAGCCGTTCTGGGCGCTGCCCGCCCTCGCGATCGCCGGGCTCGGCGTGCGCGACATCATGGGGTACTGCGTGACGACGCTGTTGTTCTCGGGCGTGGTGTTCGTCGCAGGGATGTATCTGTTCTGA
- the codA gene encoding cytosine deaminase, which translates to MNLFNARLRGRDGLFTIGIDGDRIARIDAQTAPVVPAGADDIDAGGRVAIPPLVEPHIHLDAVLTAGEPAWNMSGTLFEGIERWSERKATITHEDTKTRAHAAIGMLRDHGIQHVRTHVDVTDPTLAALKAMLEVKDEARGLIDLQIVAFPQEGIESFDGGRALMEQAIDLGADVVGGIPHFENTREQGVSSIRFLMELAERTGCLVDVHCDETDDPHSRFLEVLAEEARVRGMGARVTASHTTAMGSYDNAYCSKLFRLLKRAGLNFVSCPTESIHLQGRFDTFPKRRGVTRVAELDRAGLNVCFGQDSIKDPWYPLGNGNILRVLDAGLHICHMMGYEDLQRCLDFVTDHSATTMHLGDGYGIAVGRPANLVVLDADSDYEAVRRQAKATLSIRLGKVIMRREPERVTYPE; encoded by the coding sequence ATGAATCTCTTCAATGCACGCCTGCGCGGTCGCGACGGGCTCTTCACGATCGGTATCGACGGCGACAGGATCGCGCGGATCGACGCGCAAACCGCGCCGGTCGTGCCCGCCGGCGCCGACGATATCGACGCCGGCGGCCGTGTCGCGATCCCGCCGCTGGTCGAGCCGCATATCCATCTCGATGCGGTGCTCACGGCCGGCGAGCCGGCCTGGAACATGAGCGGCACGCTGTTCGAGGGGATCGAGCGCTGGTCCGAGCGCAAGGCGACGATCACGCACGAGGACACCAAGACGCGCGCGCATGCGGCCATCGGCATGCTGCGCGATCACGGCATCCAGCACGTGCGCACCCACGTCGACGTCACCGATCCGACGCTCGCCGCGCTGAAGGCGATGCTCGAAGTGAAGGACGAGGCGCGCGGGCTGATCGACCTGCAGATCGTCGCGTTTCCGCAGGAAGGCATCGAGTCGTTCGACGGCGGCCGCGCGCTGATGGAGCAGGCGATCGATCTCGGCGCGGACGTCGTCGGCGGGATTCCGCATTTCGAGAACACGCGCGAGCAGGGCGTCAGCTCGATCCGCTTCCTGATGGAGCTGGCCGAGCGCACCGGCTGCCTCGTCGACGTGCACTGCGACGAGACCGACGATCCGCATTCGCGCTTTCTGGAAGTGCTCGCGGAAGAAGCGCGCGTGCGCGGCATGGGCGCGCGCGTGACGGCGAGCCACACCACCGCGATGGGCTCGTACGACAACGCGTACTGCTCGAAGCTGTTCCGGCTGCTCAAGCGTGCCGGGCTGAACTTCGTGTCGTGCCCGACGGAGAGCATCCACCTGCAGGGGCGTTTCGACACGTTTCCGAAGCGGCGCGGCGTCACGCGCGTCGCGGAGCTAGATCGTGCGGGTCTGAACGTGTGCTTCGGGCAGGATTCGATCAAGGATCCGTGGTATCCGCTCGGCAACGGCAATATCCTGCGCGTGCTCGACGCCGGCCTCCATATTTGCCACATGATGGGCTACGAGGACCTGCAGCGCTGCCTCGACTTCGTGACCGATCACAGCGCGACGACGATGCATCTCGGCGACGGTTACGGGATTGCGGTCGGGCGGCCGGCGAACCTGGTCGTGCTCGACGCGGACAGCGACTACGAAGCGGTGCGCAGGCAGGCGAAGGCCACGCTGTCGATTCGCCTCGGGAAGGTGATCATGCGGCGGGAGCCGGAGCGCGTCACGTATCCGGAGTGA
- a CDS encoding VOC family protein: protein MTAHHRPSFSAALCYRDPKAALAWLERAFGFERSLVVTTPEGDIAHAEMKFGDGLVMIGGAWADFIASPEDTGDRNTQHVHVHLPDDADIDAHCERARAAGAEILQAPADAFYGDRMYRARDPGRHVWTFGKHVRDVTNDEMSAATGLKIDDFR, encoded by the coding sequence ATGACTGCGCATCACCGTCCGTCCTTCAGTGCCGCGCTTTGCTACCGCGACCCGAAAGCCGCGCTCGCATGGCTCGAACGTGCATTCGGTTTCGAGCGCTCGCTCGTCGTCACCACACCGGAAGGCGACATCGCCCACGCCGAAATGAAATTCGGTGACGGTCTCGTGATGATCGGCGGCGCGTGGGCCGACTTCATCGCATCGCCGGAAGACACCGGCGACCGCAATACCCAGCACGTCCACGTGCATCTGCCCGACGACGCGGACATCGACGCGCACTGCGAACGCGCACGCGCGGCCGGCGCGGAGATCCTGCAGGCGCCGGCCGATGCGTTCTACGGCGATCGCATGTATCGCGCGCGTGACCCCGGCCGGCACGTGTGGACGTTCGGCAAGCACGTGCGCGACGTGACGAACGACGAGATGAGCGCGGCCACCGGCCTGAAGATCGACGATTTCCGCTGA
- a CDS encoding porin yields MNKTLIAAASATALFAPLAHAQSSVTLYGLIDAGIAYTNNVNGGSQWRMTTGTINGSRFGLRGTEDLGGGLKALFVLENGFNANNGALGQDGKLFGRHAYVGLSRSGFGTLTLGRQYDTMVDFVAPLSATAGDFGDTGFAHPFDNDNLNHSVRINNAVKYTSDTIAGFKVGALYGFSNSTNFAGNRAYSVAASYTNGPLKLAGAYLQMNGTKGSTSASPGATDVAEAKSVSQGGWSVGADRMRTYGGGVSYGFGPATVGFVYTRSQYDNSGSFGSTGQVAFNNYDVNVRYAVTPAVSLGAAYVYTDASVSNPDSKHGTDPKWHQVDLQAVYKLSRRTDLYAEAMYQHASGRGYQAFINTSGGASSTANQIVGTIGMRTRF; encoded by the coding sequence ATGAACAAAACCCTGATTGCCGCCGCCTCCGCCACCGCACTCTTCGCCCCGCTCGCGCACGCGCAGAGCTCGGTCACGCTGTACGGCCTGATCGACGCCGGCATCGCGTACACCAACAACGTGAACGGCGGATCCCAGTGGCGGATGACCACCGGCACGATCAACGGCAGCCGTTTCGGGCTGCGCGGCACCGAGGATCTCGGTGGCGGCCTGAAGGCGCTGTTCGTGCTGGAGAACGGCTTCAACGCGAACAACGGCGCGCTTGGCCAGGACGGCAAGCTGTTCGGCCGCCATGCATACGTCGGCCTGAGCCGCAGCGGCTTCGGCACGCTGACGCTCGGCCGCCAGTACGACACGATGGTCGACTTCGTCGCGCCGCTGTCCGCGACGGCCGGCGACTTCGGCGATACGGGCTTCGCGCATCCGTTCGACAACGACAACCTGAACCATTCGGTGCGCATCAACAACGCGGTCAAGTACACGAGCGACACGATCGCGGGCTTCAAGGTCGGCGCGCTGTACGGCTTCTCGAACTCGACGAACTTCGCCGGCAATCGCGCGTACAGCGTCGCGGCGAGCTACACGAACGGCCCGCTGAAGCTGGCCGGCGCGTACCTGCAGATGAACGGCACGAAGGGTTCGACGAGCGCGAGCCCCGGCGCGACCGACGTGGCCGAAGCGAAGAGCGTGAGCCAGGGCGGCTGGTCGGTGGGCGCGGACCGCATGCGCACGTACGGTGGCGGTGTCAGCTACGGGTTCGGTCCGGCGACGGTCGGCTTCGTCTATACGCGTTCGCAGTACGACAACTCGGGCTCGTTCGGCTCGACCGGCCAGGTCGCGTTCAACAACTACGACGTGAACGTGCGCTATGCGGTGACGCCGGCCGTCAGCCTCGGCGCGGCCTACGTGTATACGGACGCCAGCGTGTCGAACCCCGACAGCAAGCACGGCACCGATCCGAAGTGGCACCAGGTCGACCTGCAGGCGGTGTACAAGCTGTCGCGCCGCACCGATCTGTACGCGGAAGCGATGTACCAGCACGCATCGGGCCGCGGCTACCAGGCGTTCATCAACACGTCGGGCGGCGCATCGAGCACCGCGAACCAGATCGTCGGCACGATCGGCATGCGCACGCGCTTCTGA
- a CDS encoding DUF4148 domain-containing protein, whose protein sequence is MKSLVVTAAAAVLLAAPVLSFAQSARSPVTRAQVLQELYDLESVGYNPALGDVGNYPDDIMAAQERLAAKRLAEHKAVQSGYGPAGAGATESGVAAKPAL, encoded by the coding sequence GTGAAATCGCTCGTCGTTACCGCCGCCGCTGCCGTCCTGCTTGCCGCACCGGTCCTGTCGTTCGCGCAGTCCGCCAGGTCGCCCGTCACGCGCGCGCAGGTGCTGCAGGAGCTCTATGACCTCGAATCGGTCGGCTACAACCCGGCGCTCGGCGACGTCGGCAACTATCCGGACGACATCATGGCCGCGCAGGAGCGCCTCGCGGCAAAACGGCTCGCCGAGCACAAGGCCGTGCAAAGCGGATATGGCCCGGCCGGTGCGGGCGCAACCGAATCGGGCGTGGCAGCGAAGCCCGCGCTGTGA
- a CDS encoding chloride channel protein produces the protein MRLDFPSAPASSSPSASPFARMAVVTVLTGIGAGFGGMLLALLLHAIQHVAYGYSLSHVVGTQSFLTGVTQADPLRRLAVLVVCGLVAGGGWWALYRYGRPLVSIRRAVRAADPRMPVVSTTVHALLQIVTVALGSPLGREVAPREIGSLLAGQLAHRAGLTSADCRLMVACGAGAGLAAVYNVPLGGAVFVLEVLLGTFELRALVAAVVTSAIAAAVAWIGLGNEHQYTVPAFVLSTPLVAWSIVCGPLFGFAAYGFVRLTTRARADAPKGRLLPVLALVNFAVIGVLAMRFPQLLGNGKGPASLGFDGTLTIGVAATLLVLKVLIEAGSLRAGAEGGLLTPGLANGALLGVVLGGLWGLVWPGASIGGCALIGATAFLAASMQMPITAVVLLLEFTRVNHDSLVPMLLAVAGSLVAYRFAQQRAERRANAIATVGTPETAAVR, from the coding sequence ATGCGCCTCGACTTTCCATCCGCTCCCGCGTCTTCTTCGCCGTCCGCCAGCCCGTTCGCGCGGATGGCGGTCGTCACCGTCCTGACCGGCATCGGCGCGGGCTTCGGCGGGATGCTGCTCGCGCTGCTGCTGCACGCGATCCAGCATGTCGCCTACGGCTACAGCTTGTCGCACGTGGTCGGCACCCAGAGCTTCCTCACGGGCGTGACGCAGGCCGACCCGTTGCGCCGGCTCGCGGTGCTCGTCGTCTGCGGGCTCGTCGCGGGCGGCGGCTGGTGGGCGCTCTACCGGTACGGCCGGCCACTCGTCAGCATCCGCCGGGCGGTGCGTGCGGCCGATCCGCGGATGCCGGTCGTCAGCACGACGGTTCACGCGCTGCTGCAGATCGTCACCGTCGCGCTCGGTTCGCCGCTCGGTCGCGAAGTCGCGCCGCGCGAGATCGGCTCGCTGCTCGCCGGGCAGCTCGCGCACCGTGCGGGGCTCACGTCCGCCGACTGCCGGCTGATGGTCGCGTGCGGCGCGGGCGCCGGCCTCGCGGCCGTCTACAACGTGCCGCTCGGCGGCGCCGTGTTCGTGCTCGAAGTGCTGCTCGGCACGTTCGAATTGCGCGCGCTGGTGGCGGCAGTCGTCACGTCGGCGATCGCGGCGGCCGTCGCATGGATCGGCCTCGGCAACGAACATCAGTACACGGTGCCGGCGTTCGTGCTGAGCACGCCGCTGGTCGCGTGGTCGATCGTCTGCGGGCCGCTGTTCGGTTTCGCCGCATACGGCTTCGTGCGGCTCACGACCCGTGCGCGGGCGGATGCGCCGAAGGGCCGGCTGCTGCCCGTGCTCGCGCTGGTCAACTTCGCGGTGATCGGTGTGCTCGCGATGCGGTTTCCGCAACTGCTCGGCAATGGCAAGGGGCCGGCTTCGCTGGGTTTCGACGGCACGCTGACGATCGGCGTCGCCGCGACGCTGCTCGTACTGAAGGTGCTGATCGAGGCGGGCAGCCTGCGTGCGGGGGCGGAGGGCGGGCTGCTGACGCCGGGCCTCGCGAACGGTGCGCTGCTGGGCGTCGTGCTCGGCGGGCTGTGGGGCCTCGTATGGCCCGGCGCATCGATCGGCGGATGCGCGCTGATCGGCGCGACCGCGTTTCTTGCCGCGTCGATGCAGATGCCGATCACGGCCGTCGTGCTGCTGCTCGAATTCACGCGCGTGAATCACGATAGTCTCGTGCCGATGCTGCTTGCGGTGGCCGGGTCGCTCGTGGCGTATCGGTTCGCGCAGCAGCGGGCCGAGCGGCGCGCGAATGCGATCGCGACGGTCGGCACGCCGGAGACGGCGGCGGTCCGCTGA
- a CDS encoding RNA-guided endonuclease InsQ/TnpB family protein, which yields MILVYRYRVKSLNGLLNKQSRAVNYVWNFCNDTQKHALKWNKRWPTGFDLNVLTIGSSRELGIHSGTINATCEQYAKSRSQHRRPYLRYRGRKSLGWVPLKGRDLKREGDAFRFAGNTFRVFNSRPLPEGKIKDGTNFAQDARGNWFLNIVIEMPDVQARPVRSGVGIDLGLKDFAALSTGEKLPNDRFGRRAAEKLAKAQRARKHKRHIAKLHAKVANARADFQHKLALDLVRRFDYMVVGNVSAAKLARTRMAKSVYDASWSSFRNKLRYKAMAHGATFEEVDESGSTQSCSACGSKDSTTRPKGIAGLRMREWACDGCGVVHDRDTNAALNILRCGRASPGVGITCL from the coding sequence ATGATCCTTGTCTACCGCTATCGCGTGAAGTCGCTCAACGGACTGCTCAACAAGCAGAGCCGTGCGGTGAACTACGTCTGGAACTTCTGCAACGACACGCAGAAGCACGCGCTTAAGTGGAACAAGAGGTGGCCGACGGGTTTCGACTTGAATGTGCTTACCATCGGCAGCAGTAGGGAACTCGGCATCCACTCCGGCACGATCAACGCGACGTGCGAGCAATATGCGAAGTCGCGCAGTCAGCACCGTCGGCCCTACCTGCGCTATCGCGGCAGGAAATCGCTGGGCTGGGTGCCGCTGAAGGGGCGTGACCTGAAGCGCGAAGGCGATGCGTTCCGTTTCGCCGGCAACACCTTCCGCGTGTTCAACAGCCGACCGCTTCCCGAAGGCAAGATCAAGGATGGGACCAACTTTGCACAGGACGCCCGCGGCAACTGGTTTCTCAACATCGTGATCGAGATGCCCGATGTGCAGGCCCGCCCGGTCCGTTCCGGTGTTGGCATCGATCTCGGCCTGAAAGACTTCGCCGCACTTTCGACGGGCGAGAAGCTGCCCAATGACCGATTCGGCCGACGCGCGGCGGAGAAACTGGCGAAAGCTCAACGGGCGCGCAAGCACAAGCGACATATCGCGAAGCTGCATGCCAAGGTCGCGAATGCCCGTGCCGATTTCCAGCACAAGCTCGCCCTCGATCTGGTGCGACGCTTTGACTACATGGTGGTCGGTAACGTGTCGGCCGCCAAACTCGCCAGAACCAGGATGGCGAAAAGCGTCTACGACGCATCCTGGTCGTCCTTCCGAAACAAGCTCCGTTACAAGGCGATGGCGCACGGGGCCACGTTCGAGGAAGTCGACGAAAGCGGTTCTACCCAGTCCTGTTCGGCGTGCGGATCGAAAGACAGCACGACGCGGCCGAAAGGTATCGCGGGACTGCGAATGAGAGAGTGGGCCTGCGATGGCTGTGGTGTCGTGCATGATCGAGATACCAACGCTGCGCTGAACATTCTCCGATGCGGACGTGCATCGCCAGGTGTGGGAATCACCTGCCTTTAG